Proteins from a single region of Bactrocera neohumeralis isolate Rockhampton unplaced genomic scaffold, APGP_CSIRO_Bneo_wtdbg2-racon-allhic-juicebox.fasta_v2 cluster10, whole genome shotgun sequence:
- the LOC126765378 gene encoding uncharacterized protein LOC126765378: MDREILEFFSRDIVDGDGLTPEIGLSTTAEMVDVTIEDEGDATANIGLDANADSLDIFEVEAMGQMLEVVPNKQRPKQRTNQNCVEEASSLIENHHAQLKEILERQHEEHMGVLNGIHDTLRALLETMTGATVA, translated from the exons ATGGACCGGGAAATTCTGGAGTTTTTTTCCAGGGACATTGTGGACGGTGATGGGCTCACTCCCGAAATTGGTTTGTCG ACAACTGCTGAAATGGTCGATGTTACCATTGAGGATGAGGGTGATGCTACTGCCAACATTGGGTTGGAT GCAAACGCGGACAGTTTGGACATATTCGAAGTGGAGGCAATGGGTCAGATGCTTGAGGTTGTGCCAAACAAACAGCGACCCAAACAGCGCACAAACCAAAACTGTGTGGAAGAGGCGAGCAGTCTCATTGAAAATCACCATGCGCAGCTGAAAGAGATTTTGGAGAGACAACACGAGGAGCACATGGGTGTTTTAAATGGAATTCACGATACACTGAGAGCTCTGCTGGAAACCATGACGGGAG CGACTGTTGCATAA